A segment of the Lycium ferocissimum isolate CSIRO_LF1 chromosome 5, AGI_CSIRO_Lferr_CH_V1, whole genome shotgun sequence genome:
ATTGACTTGTTAATCTAATTGGATCTATTTTTACTCTTTGTTAACTATATTTGAAGAAAGAATCTAGCAAACTATATGAAATTCTACCTCAATTTCTTCGTTCTGTCTTATATCCAAATCTAAAATCTATTCGATATTTATCGCCAATTGAATAAGCAATATTTAGACTTCTTATTTTCCAAagaaaaacttcttttcaaagaTGGAAATGATGAGAATTGCCGGGTCAAATATATGAATATTCAGAAGAATACTCACTCCGGTTCAAAAAGTGTGTATACttagtttttatttaaaaagagtgtctacttatcaaattaaagaaaaataatcttATCTATCCAAATTTGTCCTTATTAAGTATTAATTGATCAAATTTCAATGGTCAATATCTActtaattatgaaaattttagtcAAAATACCTCTTTTTATCTAAAAATTAGTATTTTCTCAAGCAATGTGCAAATAGCTCACGGGACACTGACGGAGTACCCTATTTGCGGGGATAGATAAGCAAAAAGATGGAGCAAGAGAAGGAAACTGCTTACGTGTGAGAGCCAAATAAATGGTAGATTCATATAGCAATCCAAGTCAGCAATGTGGACCTACGTGTCAATCACATCCATATTATAAAGTGGGCCAGATATGCCACAGCTGTCAAACAAAACAGAGCCGGGGCTTCTATAAATGAGCTACTTAATTCATCTTTTTGTATTACATGGTCTTTCGTTTCCTTTACAAATTCGCCCGACCAAACCTATCGAGACTTTTTCCTAATCTTTCGTTTAACATCCATTCATATCCCTCTCTGATCTCTTTTCGATCTTATCTATTTGCTAGTTCATTGATTTGGTCGTTGTTATTTCAATCTTTTGTTCTAATTTCTTAATTGAATTTATAATCTTGGTTGAGAacaaaaaaaggtttaaaaaaatatgaagggGAATACTGGAAATCCATTGGCCTTGACATCCCTGAATCACATCTCCCTAGTTTGCAGATCAGTTGAAAAATCCATTGAATTCTACAAGAATGTTCTTGGTTTTGTGCCTGTTAGGAGGCCTGGATCATTCAATTTTAATGGCGCTTGGTAATTTGATGCTACTTCCGCAATCCCTTTTCGACTTTTTATGATTAGATTAATTATGATTCTTTTTGAATCTTTAGTTTACCAATTGTTTGTCGTTTTGTGTACTGAGATTCCGTGTATATCTTGTTGTTTCTTGTATGGCAGGCTGTTTAGTTACGGAATTGGGATTCATTTACTTCAATCGGAAGATCCTGAGAAAATGCCAATGAAAACTGAAATCAATCCCAAAGATAACCATATCTCTTTCCAGGTAATTTTTTCTGTTCTCTAACAGAAGCGCGTATAAGTTAAAGTGCTACGTGTTTAACTAAATTCAGTACTTTTGACACgaaacatattatatatatacaaaatttagtaaaataaTCAGGATTCATAATTTGTGATTTGAAAAGTATAATGAGTTCACTTAAAGGTGGAACAAAGATTTTGAGTTTACAGCTTATTGGGTTtcgaataaattatttattcctattaagtaaaattttaatttattcttATTAAATAGATTTTTAAATGCAAATAAAAAGTCTAAGTCAAAGCTACCGCTGAACCATAGACAGGCTTATGACTCCGCCCTCTAAATTCTGAATCTACCTCTATTAACTAGCAGTTGATGTGTATGAATAGTGATTTTGTATAGAGTATCTTCATGTATGGaaatttagttttaattaaACTTTTGTTGGATGAGCAGTGTGAGAGCATAGATGCAGTGGAGAAGAAGCTGACAGAAATGGGAATAAAATACGTGAGGCATCTGGTGGAAGAAGGAGGTATATACGTTGATCagttatttttccatgatccaGATGGCTTCATGGTTGAGATTTGCAACTGCGACAACTTGCCAGTGATTCCCTTGGCTGGCGAAATGGCTCGTTCTTGTTCAAGGGCAAATCTTCAGTTGCTTCAACCTCAACAAGCACAGCAGCAATCCATAGCAAAAGTTCCAGTGGTCAAGCCTTAAAGAAGAGGATGCATATGTTTCAGTGTCCCATATTTTGGATCTTCTTCGTGTTCAGGATCAAGATTCAAGACTGAGTAATTACCTGAGAGATGTTAGTTACTAGTACTATTTGTTTTTAGCGATGTGAGTATTCTATGTGTTTGGGTATGGTTGTTAGTAATAAGACATAATTGTCCAGATTTGGAGTTGTGTATGAGCTGGTCTCAGTGATTCCTTAACTGATTCTGTTTTCTTCTGAGATGCAATGTCTTGAATGTAACCAAGATGGAGGACCCATGTGGGAAGATCTCAAATCACATTTGGAATCTTCAGAAgatgtctatatatataaaagtgaaaaaaatctATAAGGCTTTATTTTATGCTAATAAATTGtctctttattttttagtaggtgtttggccattTAATTTGAGGcttaaatttgaagttttgatttgaaattagCGATGCGAATAAACTtaaatttcaattttctcatgatcttaaattctaaatttttcaaaattcaagttgtgatttcattttttttttcaatgtaaAACTtaactcataagtttatatcttGCAAACAAAGACCCATCATTTAAGTTTAAATTTGGCAAAAAAGAATCATGTTCAACGTGAAGAGATTGTCCATATCATGTtagaggattatattaaagaatagctaGCTACTACTGTTGTTTTTATTGGACCATTCAATCTTTGTAACGTTATGTGTATTTGAAATTATGTAATCATCacaaatttataaaagaaaCATAGAGATATGTACTTATTAATGCGGCACGAGGATATTCCGATACTTTATTTATGAATTATGGTGTGCTCACTCAGTAAGATTGTAATAAAAGTTGGGAAAATTTTAATAGTTTTCAcaaattatgaaattttcatgtttatgagaaaaaaaaaatacaacttttgaaattcaaattgcatgtccggataaaatttcaacttcaaatcataaTTTAGTAGCATAGCCAAATGGGCCTTTCATAGGTGtttgaaaaagtaaaatttttAGAAGTCAGTAAAAAATGGATTCCGCAAGTGAAATTGTGTTTGAAGATGTAATTGACttgaacaaaaaattaaagttttgtTAGTGAAAATTTTTTACCTGAAAGCTGgtcaaaataagttttttaaacttgaaatttatttttaaaaatttaggaAAATCACTATAAAAAAACCAGGTGacgttttaaaaaaatgggaaaCAGTGCAAATATATGCCTCAACTTTGTGATTAGAGCAGATATACTCCTTGTTAAAAAATAGTGCATATATACCCCTGCTCTTACACCAAAAGCACAAATATACCTTTTTGCTGACAcaattttttagaaaatcatttagcttgtttttttatttaaaaatgttatgtggttttagaaaaatgagtatattcattttcttaatatacttatttttttaaatccatgtcgtaattttcttttatggtGGGTGGGGTTTATTCGTTAAAAAGAAATAggtagacttattttatttttaaaatcacGGAGATATTTTTTGTTGTGAAAGGGAGAAAAACGGTTCACGTCCGCACATCTCCCTGGAACTTATAATGTGAGACGTCAAATATTAGATATGTTATAACATTTCTGTATTATGAGACATgtcaataaaaataataaaataaatttgaagttaatggaatctaaatatataaagcctaaaaagaaaaaagttattgAAAGAGTGGAAAGTCATAgaatgaatattattgctaactTATATGTAACTGAATCCTTGCTGTCAAGAAAGGTACGACAAGGACAAAACAAAAACCGGGACAAAAGAGGTTTGAGCAAATAAAATGATCTTAAAGAAATAGGTTCATAGGATTACATCATACATGCACCATTTCCGAATCAGACtgttggaaaagaagaaaaaacacgTAGAAATACTGCCTGTCTTGTTCAAAGTGATCCTGGGACGTACTTAAAATATGGACGGACGGCATGTTGCATACTGCTAATTAATTTGATTACTCAGATAAGTCCAAACAAAGCAGGTTGATCATGTCTCTCTTATCACTCTGTCTGTCCTGATCACCTGAAAAGGACAAATCATTAATAGCGACTAACCACTGATTATTTAGAATTAAACACGGCTCTTGTGCTACCTAATAATGCAGGCAATAAACCAGAGCCACAAAAAAAAGGTGTAGTATTTCAATCAGGATATTATGTTTATGTGGTGGCTCTTAGAATCGGGGGCGGACCAACCCTATGCTTAGGGGTGTCAGACACCCCTTCATCgaatttttttgtatatatatagatatataatctGAAAAGccagaatacatatacaaataaaataaatg
Coding sequences within it:
- the LOC132055652 gene encoding glyoxylase I 4-like, whose product is MKGNTGNPLALTSLNHISLVCRSVEKSIEFYKNVLGFVPVRRPGSFNFNGAWLFSYGIGIHLLQSEDPEKMPMKTEINPKDNHISFQCESIDAVEKKLTEMGIKYVRHLVEEGGIYVDQLFFHDPDGFMVEICNCDNLPVIPLAGEMARSCSRANLQLLQPQQAQQQSIAKVPVVKP